GAGCTGTAACTGCCACCGCAACCGAATCAAAGTAGTGCTACTTGCTGGACCCTTCACAGTCCGTCCcatgttccaaaaaaaaaaagtagTGCTAATGGTACAGTTATAGTATAATCATGATGTGTGTATCATAATGATTTTCTTGTGGATATAAACATATCATGTTATTGGCTAATGTGATGTTGAATTATAATCAACAACGTAAAAAGGTTTATTGCAGATAAGCAGGTTATCACTTTCACTTCACGCAACACAAACAGTCCTACATTTCAGCAAAATAAATATGGACCAAAGTAAAGAGTTAAATAGAACATATGAACTGAGAAATAATTAAGCGACAATTATATGAGTTACCTTTGGATGAAATTTCGTCGTCGTCTATGGGAAGTGATGGAAGGGGGTATGGAGGAACACTAGGCCTTCCAGCTATATGAACAGATGGTTTCGATGAAGAATCTGCAACCTTCTCCTGCAGCAGTGAAATAGCCGTCAGTTTAAAGCTTATTCAGATTTAAACGAGGTGCAATAGCTACACAATCACGAATACAACTGGTTTTTCTGTGCTTGAGTAAAGGCCCTGATGCCTGGTCAAGATAATGGCAGCACCACAGAATGTGGAGACTTTGTTTTGTTTATTTTTAGACAAAAGAAATGTTGTTTGTTGCTTGCTTCATGAAAAAGGGCAACTGAGCTGCGAACTGTTTAGATAACTAATGTATACCACACTTGTGTTAATATGTCATCTATCTAAACAGAAAGATGCATCTAACTTACCAGCATACCTTATATCCAATTTCATAACATGAAAATACAAGTCTAATTCATCCAATTGAGAAAATATACTGCTGGCAATACCAAGACCCACAGCCCATATGTTGCATAGAAGTAAAATATATTCCTTAAAAGCAAAATAGTGAGCTACCCACGGGCATAGCTACGCACACCCATCTAACTGCCAGATCTAATATAGTGGTAAACGTCTATGGTTGAAGTCGTAACGGCAGACACTATCGAAGTTATAATAAGAGCACAAATCAGTTCCGGTAGCTGTTTTGCTTCACACTTTTATATAGCATATTTTTGTAAGAAAAAATATTTTTTCAACAAAACTACACAGTGTGGCGTGGTTCAATGGACCGCCCGCTTCTCTTTTACCCCGCACCGTCCCGGTGTCCACATTCCTAAAAAGGTCACTGCATGACAGACACGTGTGGAGTGTCACGTCCACACACTGTTGCCGCTGGATTGAGGTCACGTCCAGGTGTACACATTCAACTGACGTAAGGGGATTTAATTAGAGGCAAACAACAGCACGGCATCATCAGCAATAAAAAGCCGAAAAAGGTCCTCACACGGATCAACCACCCAGCACAGCACGGGCAGTATTTGTACCAAAGGGGATCGTTTGATGCGCGGGAAAACAACAAACGCCATGCATGCCACCGACACATACAACTTGCTGTCATGGCCAGCTCATGCACTCGCACCGTTTGCCTTTAAATGAGTACAAAAACCACGGGCTGCAGATGACATGCTCTACCACCACGCCACAAGTTTTTTACAAAAGACTTTGTGCTACCGCTTGCGAATGAACAAGAACAACGTGGGTTCAACGTTTTCCCAGACTACCAGACTCGGTTCGCATCTCATACGACACGCAACCTATGCGTACCTAGCCACGTAGGTAGAATCCACATTGTTCCTTAAAATAAATAAATTAACATGGAATATTCTCGGACTTTGGGGATGAAAATCAATAAAGCAATGGCCTCCCTTAAAATATGATGTATTTTTCCATTACATTTTGAAGCATGAATCTGTGGCCTAAACAGCTTATGTCACGAACTATTTTCTGCCAGACTAAGATTTTCATTCAAGTTCAGAGATGTTCTGTATCCTAGTATGTACAGCCTCAAAAGGAGTGTACATTCTTGCATTTATAATATGTATAGTTTAATTTAACACATGCATTTGCAATGCATAGTCATTGAGATTATTAGCAGACACTTTTTCCCGCAGATTATCGAATATCAAAGAAATGCTGGTAGATCTTATTATTAAGTCTCCGGAGGATTTTTTTATCACCCTGAATATGAGCAGCACTGCGGAGGTAAGCCTCGAACACGGGCAGGCTGGGTGGTATCAGCACCACCCTGCCAACCAAGCTAGGCTAGGTTCTTGAATACTAGTAGATCTAATATGCTTGAGTTTTAGAACAGATTATTACACTGACTTCTTACTTTGGAAAACGATCATTACAAAAAAGTTAGTCAATTTAGAGGAACCATTACTGACTTTCCAGACTATGTGCAACAGGATGCTGGTATTCCCAACTTGATATAGCATTGATTTTGCAATTGCATTATAACAGTCATGAAAATTGAAGGATGAAAGGGAAATATTGCAAAACCTTTTTGTCCTTGCTTTTCTTTGACGAGCTGTGGTCCTCTTTCTTTCTTTTACCACTCTCTTTTTTCTGCAGGTTGAATGCATAACATCAAATCATTGCTGAAACCCACTAAGGGGAAGACAGGGTTTCAGGATAAGAGGAATGAAGAAGATGCGCCCCAAATCTATATTACTCACATTCATCCATCTACACCGCAAGGCCACATCTCGAACAGTTTTCTCTGGCAACTTCATGGCTATTTTGGCATACCGGATAACAGGTGCATCAGATGCATACCTgagagcagcaaatgcagagaaaCATCACCGGAACTATAAGGTGCAGAATTATGCTGCTAAAGCTAACGGATTCCTACCACAATGTTGTTGAAACAATACATGTTAGTACTTGCAAGCCTAGATTTAGTATTCATTCTGCTGTCATTTTGATGACAACAAGGCCTCTCTGATGCCTTTGGCGTAGATGCTTTACCACGTTATACAGCTAAGGATAATTGACGTTATATACAAGACTAAATGGACAGAGAATAAAGGGTGGAAAATTCATATAATCTGACAAAATTATTTGCTCCACTGCCATTGCAAGGAGAAGCATTCGCATGTGAATCTGAGGGGAAAAGAAGATTGATTAATCTGAACTCAAAAGGATGCAGTGCCAACTTGTAGTCTAGTCAATTACTCAAAAATATCGATTCTTTATAGCCACAAATATCCGCAGTAATAAGAACTCGAACCATCCACCACATCCGAATTGCCGAAAGCGCAAAAAAACCGTAAATTGGGGACTCACTTGACGAGCAGCTCGTCGAGGGTGGCctgctcctccggcgaccactcACGCGACAAGCCCGGGTCGTgccggagcgccgccgccgtgccgccggggctagggtttcctccacctccacctcctccgcctccgccgccgccggagtgGGAGACGTTCTGCGCGGCGGCGCTCGCAGGCGGCGGGTGGCCGTTAGCGCCCATGGCTCCCAATTGGCGCGAATAATTTTGCTCACTTGGAGAAGCTCCTCGTCTCTGAGCTGGTGCTGGGGAACCCCTGTCTCTCTTCTTCCCGCTACGACTGTGGAATTGTGGATGTGGGGAATAATGGGGTTTTTCCCTTTATTTTTGGGGACCTTTTCGATCCATTTGGGAATTATATATATGCTGTGGTCGTTCGCACTGTACGAGACATCCATTTTTTCCTTTTTGTTTCGTCTATCTATTTGGTCGCTTCctgcaaacaaacaaaaaaactaTTGCTGGCTCCTTTTTTTTTTAAGATGGAGGTTGTACTAAAAAGAGGATATTCACCATGGGAGAATTGAAGAGCTTGTCATGTGTTTTCGACCGAGAGCATTGGACGTTTTCATATAAACGGTGTGTCTTCGGTTTGCGTGGCCTTTCTCGGTCGGAGTTTGTGTCGTGTCACAGAGGACACCGGTGGTTATCCTGATGGCAGGTGCAAAGACTTGGGGTATTATTGGGGTGGGTGATGAAGCTTCCGCAAAAGCATTGCATGGCTCCCCTGTGACGACAACGGCGACGCTCGTGAGCGACGTATCCCTTCCGGAGGCGTTGTCGTGAAGTTTCCCTTTTAAATTCTAGAGGCATGTCTTCTCACTAGCACAGTTAGCCAGTTCCCTTGGTGTTGGTGGTCCTCTGTTAGGCGGCTGTGTGTGTTGCTTAAGTTTGGTGCGGCTCCACAGAGTGGCTTCTCCTTGCGTCAAGATTCAGGCAGAGCTGCCGGTGTTTAGATGTAGTCCCGGGGATCTTGTAGATCTTATAGTTCTGAGTCTTGCTCTGCTTTGCCTGATCTTTTCTTGGTTTAAGTTATAGGCATGTAGCTTTGCATCATCGTGCTTGTATATCAAGCTGGTAACCCcagttttgttttcttttctattttggttTTTGTTGTGTCGTTGTACTCATGGCTGGTtcatggctttgttaattcaaagttgggCTCGTCGAGCTTTATGTTAAGAAAAAGACCCTAGACTGGAGATAAAAAAATTTACATCCATGTCTACTTCCCTATCATTTTACATTTTATTCTTGTTTTTTGTGACGGACCTAAGAAGTTTTCAAAGCATTGGCAAACAATAAAATTAAAATCTACGCGTGCTATTTTGGGTTGTAATTGGCATGAAAACAAGTTGAGCGCCCTGGGTGAGCCCGGGCAAGTCAGCCTTGATGGGTCTACTGCCACTTGCCACTTGTTCTTTTTATTCTCATACTTACTTATTGTTCTAGTTTATATGTTCTGAAGCATGAACACTTGATTTAACTTTTTTCCAAAAACAGTGCATAGATATATTAATAACCATTGATAGCAGTATAAAAAGCTCTAAAAGTAGCAAAACCTATAAATAGGTCTTTGAACCACCTAATGAAGACTACAAGCACTGGAACGAGCAGAAGAGGCGCCGCCGCCCTCGCctctccctcaccggagccagGCAAAGTTCGCCTTGTTAGATTTTGTTTTATAAAAGTTGGCGTGTTGATCCTCAAAAGATCAGCACACCACAACAACAATCATCATTCAAAAGATGAGAACCATAGATCAAATAGGAAAATCTCCAACCACTCAACTAACAAAACACCGATTGGATCCCACGAGATCCAATGGGACGACAACTCCACACGCCCTCCTCCGTCGCTAGGCGCACAGCTGAAACGCGGATAGATCAGGGGTGACCTTATTTTGACTGTACGACATAGCCACCACATCACCATtctaagaagatacttcaaatacCTAAAAGAAGTAGAACGAGAACCCTCACCGGAGATGGGGCAGACTCGCAGCGTCGTCGGCGAGGGGGCTGAAACCCTATGTCATTTCTAGGACCGCCTTCTATCTCTCTCCCCTCTTAGGGACATTTCTTGGTGTACCATGTTTTTGCCTATTTACTAGACGCTATATATCATGCTGCTTAATTTATATGGCATATACAAAAACATATGTATAGAAGACGGTGATGTCATGTTGATGGTTAACTTTGCCTTCATATGTTTGCATCTAACTTGGCCAAAAGCCTAAATTCCTCGATGTTGCCTTTCGTAGGCTCTTTGTCCCTTACGCAAAATGGGCATGA
This region of Lolium perenne isolate Kyuss_39 chromosome 2, Kyuss_2.0, whole genome shotgun sequence genomic DNA includes:
- the LOC127335391 gene encoding uncharacterized protein, giving the protein MGANGHPPPASAAAQNVSHSGGGGGGGGGGGGNPSPGGTAAALRHDPGLSREWSPEEQATLDELLVKYASDAPVIRYAKIAMKLPEKTVRDVALRCRWMNKKESGKRKKEDHSSSKKSKDKKEKVADSSSKPSVHIAGRPSVPPYPLPSLPIDDDEISSKAIGGPTGELLENNAQVLSQISTNLGTMQIQDNISLLCQTRDNILRVLKEMNDAPEIMKQMPPLPVKINEELVNSILPRPTVPMQ